In Arachis hypogaea cultivar Tifrunner chromosome 17, arahy.Tifrunner.gnm2.J5K5, whole genome shotgun sequence, a single window of DNA contains:
- the LOC112763157 gene encoding probable glutamate carboxypeptidase LAMP1, translating into MQNFGDPMFHRHVAAASVWGLVALWLADEEFLPFDYQSYAKELQLNVKNLEDEISNKDMNLSPILKSIKELEKAAIKINDQRKEIEASKGWRTWKEYQMKVRDVNDRLMMAERAFTDRDGLLGMTWHNHLLWHQPATRNMVWRKDNGDWWHEGETEHYGFEPWKGLRERISTTEGFETEGSTE; encoded by the exons ATGCAGAACTTTGGAGATCCTATGTTTCATAGGCATGTTGCAG CTGCAAGTGTTTGGGGTCTAGTAGCATTATGGCTAGCAGATGAGGAGTTCTTACCTTTTGATTATCAATCCTATGCTAAGGAGCTCCAG CTTAATGTGAAGAACTTGGAAGATGAGATTTCAAATAAAGACATGAATTTGTCTCCTATATTGAAGTCAATCAAGGAGCTTGAGAAAGCAGCAATCAAGATAAATGACCAGAGAAAG GAAATAGAAGCAAGTAAAGGTTGGAGAACATGGAAAGAGTACCAAATGAAAGTGAGAGATGTGAATGATAGACTTATGATGGCGGAACGTGCATTCACTGACAGAGATGGCCTCTTAGGAATGACATGGCATAATCATTTG ttgtggcaTCAACCGGCGACTAGGAACATGGTGTGGAGGAAGGATAACGGAGATTGGTGGCACGAAGGAGAAACAGAGCATTACGGGTTTGAGCCATGGAAGGGCTTGCGAGAGAGAATAAGCACGACGGAGGGTTTTGAGACGGAAGGGAGCACCGAATAA